A genomic region of Brevibacillus sp. JNUCC-41 contains the following coding sequences:
- a CDS encoding HD-GYP domain-containing protein: protein MKTRYLIEGCILSKEIRGLSNRPIMYEKTILTRQLIEALQAFLITEVSVEKTLIDGKRFLPKEVMDPEWDETEESSGFTDFYLKSVQTYKRLFKNWQAGSKVEVAMIRLIMIPLMDKALEEPGNILKLHHYCNKEDYVYHHAISIGLIGGYIAYKMKCNRADVYQAAIGGCLADCGMAKLPPRLLNKTASLTASDYEEIHSHPIFSYKMIKDSSIIKDSVKIAVLEHHGRLDGTGYPKRLKTKPMNLFSKMIAVADVFHAMTSERTYRKKQSPFKVLEMILHDDFGKFDIGVVKTLLSSFANFFIGSRVKLNNGFIAEIIFIDAGSETRPVIKVMDSEQIINLGINRELHIEEIL, encoded by the coding sequence GTGAAAACTCGCTATTTAATCGAAGGCTGCATCCTGTCAAAAGAGATTAGAGGCCTTTCGAACAGACCCATAATGTATGAAAAAACAATATTGACCCGGCAATTAATCGAAGCTTTGCAAGCCTTTCTAATAACAGAGGTAAGCGTTGAAAAGACTTTGATTGATGGAAAGAGATTTCTGCCGAAAGAAGTAATGGATCCAGAATGGGATGAAACGGAAGAGTCATCGGGTTTTACGGATTTTTATCTTAAGTCAGTACAAACATATAAACGATTATTTAAAAATTGGCAAGCTGGCAGTAAAGTCGAGGTGGCCATGATTCGTTTAATCATGATTCCCCTTATGGATAAGGCTTTAGAGGAACCAGGAAACATTTTGAAGCTGCACCACTATTGCAATAAAGAAGACTATGTATATCATCATGCTATTTCCATTGGATTAATAGGAGGATATATCGCATATAAAATGAAATGCAATAGGGCTGATGTCTACCAAGCTGCAATTGGCGGGTGTCTGGCTGATTGCGGGATGGCAAAGCTGCCACCAAGGTTATTAAATAAAACGGCAAGCCTGACAGCATCTGATTATGAGGAGATACATTCTCATCCTATTTTCAGCTACAAGATGATTAAAGATAGTTCCATCATTAAGGATAGTGTGAAGATTGCCGTTCTGGAGCATCATGGAAGATTAGATGGAACGGGTTATCCCAAAAGGTTGAAAACAAAACCCATGAACTTATTCTCAAAAATGATTGCGGTTGCAGATGTATTTCACGCCATGACTTCCGAGAGGACTTATAGAAAGAAACAGTCTCCGTTTAAGGTATTAGAAATGATCTTACATGATGACTTTGGTAAATTTGATATTGGGGTAGTTAAAACCTTGTTATCAAGCTTCGCTAACTTTTTCATAGGAAGCAGGGTCAAACTGAACAATGGATTCATTGCTGAAATCATTTTTATTGATGCAGGCTCGGAGACAAGACCGGTCATAAAGGTGATGGATAGTGAGCAAATTATCAATTTAGGGATTAATCGGGAATTACATATAGAAGAAATATTATAA